In Daphnia magna isolate NIES linkage group LG7, ASM2063170v1.1, whole genome shotgun sequence, a single genomic region encodes these proteins:
- the LOC123474216 gene encoding uncharacterized protein LOC123474216, with protein sequence MKEYPRFKDFQNGSLFQVEFQLLYPDAKNFEKVFKEKFLFKILALANKKNIDIPDCPDECLKAVFVLLKLTPSIVKLRKVNFRLITERLIVFLKDNADLIQLSETRDPHLKQPFICCMGTMETPTNFWIVIDRDIILCGNDFATAFVNLFCSFYAFNLNFPQYLESFYGFFEECVFDIKIPSPSVTAFRASLECLRDLQG encoded by the exons ATGAAAGAATATCCCCGCTTCAAGGACTTCCAAAATGGATCTCTG TTTCAGGTAGAATTTCAGTTACTCTATCCCGATGCCAAGAACTTCGAAAAagtctttaaagaaaaattcttatttaaaatattggctctggctaataaaaaaaacattgacattcCTGACTGCCCTGACG AATGTCTTAAGGCCGTTTTCGTGTTACTAAAGCTGACTCCAAGCATCGTTAAACTCCGAAAAgttaattttcgtttgattacGGAACGACTGATAGTCTTTTTAAag GATAATGCTGACTTGATTCAATTAAGCGAAACGCGAGACCCTCATTTGAAGCAGCCATTCATCTGCTGCATGGGAACGATGGAAACTCCTACAAACTTCTGGATTGTTATCGATCGTGATATAATACTGTGTGGTAACGACTTTGCAACTGCTTTCGTTAacttgttttgctcgttttatgcatttaatttaaatttccctCAGTATTTGGAATCATTTTATGGATTTTTTGAGGAATGCGTTTTCGATATTAAAATTCCTTCTCCCTCAGTAACAGCCTTTAGAGCATCCCTAGAATGTTTAAGAGACCTACAAGGCTAA
- the LOC116927901 gene encoding uncharacterized protein LOC116927901 — translation MNCRTAFYPLLSVVFMAGLAGVTCIRVSHLIVPAQVGRGHDAQLHCHFNLGGNILYSVKWFKGSREFFRIGPDGTRPQVFPHLSNMTVDIQRSNVSSVYLRNIQRSNAGTYRCEVSCEGPHFETDFREAIMSVVDLPLQGPIIINVQTSYLPGERVALNCTSAPSKPMAILQWSIDEEQVGEPYVKRYIDGSIATLGTPSSEANGRPSAWQNGRESDGELADDSVATVGLEFVVDLPKQMATGAFAIRRVSCTALVGDIYQSVTYANLSIVDGRSAKSIATARTPSHLLHSSNGSSANGRSWHSTWIGLVFCCIFHLVRQTAVDITAAVLRI, via the exons ATGAATTGTCGCACGGCTTTCTACCCCTTGTTGAGCGTCGTTTTCATGGCTGGCTTGGCTG GTGTGACGTGCATCCGCGTCTCGCATCTGATTGTGCCCGCACAAGTCGGCCGCGGCCACGACGCTCAATTACATTGCCATTTCAATCTCGGTGGCAACATCCTTTATTCAGTCAAATGGTTTAAAG GGTCTCGCGAGTTCTTCCGCATCGGTCCCGACGGTACCCGACCTCAAGTCTTCCCTCATCTTTCCAACATGACTGTTGAC ATCCAGCGCTCCAACGTCTCAAGTGTTTATCTCAGGAATATCCAG AGAAGCAACGCCGGAACGTACCGATGTGAGGTGTCCTGCGAGGGCCCCCATTTTGAAACGGATTTCAGAGAAGCCATCATGTCAGTCGTTG ATTTGCCACTCCAAGGACCCATCATCATCAACGTGCAGACGAGCTACTTACCAGGAGAGCGGGTGGCGTTAAACTGCACCTCAGCTCCTTCGAAGCCAATGGCGATTCTTCAATGGAGTATCGACGAGGAACAA GTGGGCGAACCGTACGTCAAACGATACATTGACGGTTCGATTGCGACGTTAGGGACCCCATCGTCTGAAGCGAACGGCAGGCCATCGGCATGGCAAAACGGCCGGGAAAGTGATGGTGAATTGGCCGACGATAGCGTCGCCACCGTCGGATTGGAATTCGTCGTCGATTTGCCGAAACAGATGGCCACTGGAGCGTTCGCCATTAGACGGGTCTCGTGCACGGCCCTAGTGGGAGACATTTATCAAAGCGTTACGTACGCAAATCTGTCGATCGTTGACGGACGCTCAGCTAAGTCGATCGCCACAGCTCGCACTCCTTCTCACCTCCTCCATTCTTCCA ATGGAAGTTCGGCAAACGGACGGAGTTGGCATTCGACTTGGATCGGTCTTGTCTTTTGTTGCATATTTCATCTGGTACGTCAAACGGCGGTCGATATTACCGCGGCCGTCCTTCGCATATAG